The Populus alba chromosome 4, ASM523922v2, whole genome shotgun sequence genome contains a region encoding:
- the LOC118048998 gene encoding uncharacterized protein At1g66480: MGNNLGGGNKAKVMLINGETFKLKTPATAGEVVKDYPGYVLLDSEAVKHFGIRAKPLEPQQELKAKKIYFLIELPQIPEEKDPRSTRRVRSAIQMSAKERLENLMLSRRSVSDLSMVRPSSSQTSDGREPVQVKVRLPKAQVQKLVEESQDEVEVAEKLIDLYMRNSGGINGTDGHRHVHWKPELGIITESFKAANETNVQKRVSFAQEEGETRLAVASA, encoded by the exons ATGGGAAACAATCTAGGAGGAGGGAATAAAGCAAAGGTGATGTTGATCAATGGTGAAACTTTCAAGTTAAAGACTCCGGCAACGGCCGGCGAGGTCGTTAAGGATTATCCAGGGTATGTATTATTGGATTCGGAAGCTGTTAAGCATTTTGGGATTCGTGCTAAGCCATTAGAGCCTCAACAAGAATTAAAGgccaagaaaatatatttcctaATAGAGTTGCCTCAAATTCCCGAGGAAAAAGATCCTAGGAGTACTAGGAGGGTTCGGTCAGCTATACAGATGAGCGCCAAAGAACGGCTTGAGAACTTGATGCTATCTCGGAGGTCAGTTTCTGACCTGTCGATGGTTAGACCATCGTCGAGTCAAACATCAGATGGGCGGGAGCCGGTTCAGGTGAAAGTTAGGCTGCCTAAGGCCCAAGTGCAAAAATTGGTGGAGGAGAGCCAAGATGAAGTAGAGGTGGCTGAAAAGCTTATTGATCTATACATGCGAAATTCCGGTGGTATTAATGGTACAGATGGGCACCGGCACGTGCATTGGAAGCCGGAGCTTGGTATCATCACGGAGAGTTTCAAGGCAGCTAATGAG ACAAATGTGCAGAAACGAGTGAGTTTTGCTCAAGAAGAGGGGGAAACCCGTTTAGCTGTTGCCTCTGCTTAG